A single genomic interval of Penicillium psychrofluorescens genome assembly, chromosome: 2 harbors:
- a CDS encoding uncharacterized protein (ID:PFLUO_002233-T1.cds;~source:funannotate), whose amino-acid sequence MFSYDSRRVASGSWDKTIKIWDAQTGAYMQMLEVHDDRVTLVVFSPDSRRVGLWGTRQPSPHDLQIH is encoded by the coding sequence ATGTTCTCCTACGACAGCCGCCGCGTAGCGTCCGGGTCGTGGGACAAGACGATCAAGATCTGGGATGCGCAGACCGGCGCCTACAtgcagatgctggaggtCCATGATGACCGGGTCACCTTAGTGGTGTTCTCCCCGGATAGCCGCCGCGTTGGGCTTTGGGGCACTAGACAGCCCTCCCCACATGATTTGCAGATCCACTAG
- a CDS encoding uncharacterized protein (ID:PFLUO_002234-T1.cds;~source:funannotate), which produces MKHQIDSGRSLGIFDKEYQYKRPESAATGGKLYWNLDDESATESELAEQMDFPLVSIAMAYDGFDELDMAQIKPLMASLPLFETVYKALAERDQRDPASWKPTGHGQVLMRNATNTVKSHSGRGLMRMLAEEMMRRSAAEGFRGIQIETISGAVEKVWSNPPAPFKATIIGQFHTTTFEETNVTGEVSYPFRPANVNVTKIFVDLRSSNSCSD; this is translated from the coding sequence ATGAAGCACCAGATCGACTCGGGAAGGTCCCTTGGTATCTTTGACAAAGAATACCAGTACAAACGACCCGAGTCTGCAGCCACCGGGGGCAAGTTGTACTGGAATCTAGATGATGAGAGTGCTACCGAAAGCGAGCTGGCAGAGCAGATGGACTTCCCACTAGTCTCAATTGCCATGGCCTACGATGGCTTTGACGAGCTAGACATGGCACAGATAAAGCCTCTCATGGCATCACTGCCATTGTTTGAAACAGTATACAAGGCCCTCGCAGAGAGAGACCAGCGCGATCCTGCATCCTGGAAGCCCACTGGCCACGGACAGGTACTGATGCGCAACGCTACCAATACCGTCAAATCTCATTCAGGCCGTGGACTTATGAGGATGTTGGCTGAAGAGATGATGAGACGTTCGGCAGCAGAAGGGTTCCGCGGTATCCAAATCGAGACCATTTCTGGTGCTGTTGAAAAGGTGTGGTCGAACCCGCCAGCACCCTTCAAGGCGACGATCATCGGGCAGTTTCACACGACGACGTTCGAAGAGACAAACGTGACGGGGGAAGTTTCATATCCGTTCCGACCGGCGAATGTCAACGTTACCAAAATATTCGTCGACCTCCGGAGTTCGAATTCATGCAGCGATTAA
- a CDS encoding uncharacterized protein (ID:PFLUO_002235-T1.cds;~source:funannotate): protein MQSVVFKGTLQVALEERPRPQIQDPTDAILKVRYTALCGSELHVFRGHQPSGTGFIMGHEFTGEVVETGSEVQLFQKGNRVVSPFTVSCGKCFYCASGASSRCTRSQLYGSAVLDGGQAEYVRVPLADSTLFHAPAAIDEKKLVLMADIFPTGYFAAKNAFRTLDAAAIQNSTVLLFGCGPVGICALVSALEYQPKHLIAIDSVRSRLELARSLGAEPWNFQENESALRERVKALTDGRGADVVIEVVGHSSALRMGFEMLRPWGLISSVGVHNGEIPWTGNEAYGKNLRLQMGRCPVRSIFGEAMDLLAKKQDQLDFMSHDIRPLSQAVQA, encoded by the exons ATGCAATCTGTGGTGTTCAAGGGCACCCTGCAGGTCGCGCTGGAGGAACGGCCCCGACCCCAGATCCAAGATCCCACCGACGCCATTCTCAAAGTGCGATACACGGCTCTGTGTGGTAG TGAGCTGCATGTCTTCCGTGGTCATCAACCGTCCGGAACGGGCTTCATCATGGGCCATGAGTTCACTGGAGAGGTAGTAGAAACTGGGTCAGAGGTGCAGTTATTCCAGAAGGGCAATCGAGTCGTGTCACCATTCACCGTCAGCTGTGGGAAATGCTTCTATTGCGCGAGCGGGGCTTCCTCCCGGTGTACCCGAAGTCAGCTGTACGGTTCAGCCGTGCTGGACGGAGGTCAAGCCGAGTATGTGCGAGTTCCTCTCGCAGACTCGACCCTATTTCAcgcgccagcagccatcGATGAGAAGAAACTGGTGTTGATGGCCGACATCTTTCCCACTGGCTACTTTGCGGCGAAGAATGCCTTTCGCACCCTGGATGCCGCTGCCATCCAAAACAGCACGGTGTTACTCTTTGGGTGTGGCCCCGTAGGGATTTGCGCCTTGGTCAGCGCCCTCGAGTATCAGCCGAAACACTTGATTGCCATCGATAGTGTACGGTCGCGTCTCGAGCTCGCGCGCAGCCTCGGGGCGGAACCGTGGAATTTCCAAGAAAATGAATCCGCCCTGCGAGAACGAGTTAAGGCCCTCACCGACGGGCGAGGCGCCGATGTAGTgatcgaggtcgtcggcCACAGCAGTGCATTGCGGATGGGATTCGAGATGCTTCGGCCGTGGGGTCTCATCTCGAGTGTCGGAGTACACAATGGCGAGATTCCCTGGACCGGAAATGAGGCCTACGGGAAGAACCTGCGTCTTCAGATGGGCCGGTGTCCCGTTCGGA GTATCTTCGGCGAAGCAATGGATTTATTGGCGAAGAAACAAGATCAATTGGA CTTCATGTCTCACGACATCCGTCCCCTCTCCCAAGCCGTCCAAGCGTGA
- a CDS encoding uncharacterized protein (ID:PFLUO_002236-T1.cds;~source:funannotate), whose translation MKQVGNIYVIAAVAVVGGGLFGFDIASMSAQLTENSYKCYFNQGPDGPPFNDNPNCTGPTSTVQGGITAAMAAGSWLGALISGPLSDHLGRKTSIMIGCLIWYSILVRDGGASSNIAMLIVGRIINGLSVGIESAQVPVYISELSPPSKRGRFVGLQQWAITWGILIMYYISYGCAYIGGQNSYDYKPAAWRVPWALQMIPAILLFFAMFLLPESPRWLARKDRWEECQQVLTMVHARGEPNHPFVAIELQDIRDMCEMERQFKHVTYLDLFKPQMLNRTLIGLFTQIWSQLTGMNVMMYYIGYVFGMAGYSGNSGILSSSIQYVINVVMTLPALIWQDRWGRRPTMLIGAFFMCVFMFANAGIMGSNGANVPGGIDNTPEESMRLTGSAASGLIACTYLFVASYAPTWGPVSWTYPPELYPLRLRSQGVALSTSGNWAFNMALGLFTPPAFTNIMWKTYLIFGCFNAAMSIHVYFLFPETAGKTLEETELMFEDPNGIQYLGTPAWKTHVKTRETIAMEHGDLEAAKVHNPVVVEEMTAARTSTSEPAAEQPATEKTTEEGLAAGV comes from the exons ATGAAGCAAGTCGGCAACATTTACGTAATTGCggccgtcgccgtcgtcggcggcggcctgTTCGGCTTCGACATCGCATCCATGTCAGCGCAGCTGACGGAAAACTCGTACAAGTGCTACTTCAACCAAGGCCCCGACGGCCCTCCGTTCAACGACAACCCGAACTGCACGGGCCCGACATCCACGGTGCAGGGTGGGATCACCGCCGCCATGGCGGCCGGCTCCTGGCTCGGAGCCCTGATCTCAGGCCCGCTGTCTGATCATTTGGGCCGGAAGACTTCGATCATGATCGGGTGTCTGATCTGGTATAGCATTCTGGTGcgcgatggcggcgccaGCTCC AACATCGCCATGCTCATTGTGGGCCGTATCATCAACGGGCTGAGTGTGGGTATCGAATCCGCCCAGGTGCCCGTGTATATCAGTGAATTGTCTCCACCATCGAAGCGTGGTCGTTTTGTCGGCCTACAACAATGGGCCATCACCTGGGGCATTCTTATCATGTACTA CATCTCGTATGGCTGCGCGTACATTGGCGGCCAGAACTCGTATGACTATAAGCCGGCCGCCTGGCGGGTTCCTTGGGCGCTGCAGATGATCCCGGCCAtcctgctcttctttgcCATGTTCCTACTCCCCGAGTCCCCCCGTTGGCTGGCGCGCAAGGATCGGTGGGAGGAGTGCCAGCAGGTTTTGACGATGGTGCATGCCCGGGGTGAGCCCAACCATCCCTTTGTCGCCATCGAGTTGCAAGATATCCGGGACATGTGCGAAATGGAGCGGCAGTTCAAGCACGTCACCTATCTCGATCTCTTCAAGCCGCAGATGCTGAACCGCACGCTCATCGGTCTATTCACGCAGATCTGGTCCCAGCTGACCGGCATGAACGTCATGA TGTACTACATCGGATACGTGTTCGGCATGGCGGGCTATTCGGGTAACTCGGGCATCCTGTCGTCGTCGATCCAGTATGTTATCAACGTTGTGATGACCCTCCCGGCCCTGATCTGGCAGGACCGTTGGGGTCGCCGTCCCACGATGCTGATCGGCGCGTTCTTCATGTGCGTCTTCATGTTCGCCAACGCCGGCATCATGGGCTCCAATGGGGCTAACGTCCCCGGCGGGATTGATAATACCCCAGAAGAGTCGATGCGGCTCAcgggctcggcggcctcgggTCTGATCGCCTGCACTTATCTTTTTGTGGCGTCGTACGCCCCGACCTGGGGGCCGGTGTCGTGGACTTACCCGCCCGAGCTGTATCCGCTACGGCTGCGTAGTCAGGGTGTGGCGCTGTCGACCTCGGGCAACTGGGCGTTCAACATGGCGCTGGGTCTCTTCACTCCGCCGGCGTTCACGAACATCATGTGGAAGACCTATCTGATTTTCGGCTGCTTCAACGCGGCCATGTCCATTCACGTGTacttcctcttccccgaAACGGCGGGCAAGACCCTGGAGGAGACGGAGTTGATGTTCGAGGACCCGAACGGGATCCAGTACCTGGGCACGCCCGCTTGGAAGACCCACGTCAAGACCCGGGAGACGATCGCCATGGAGCACGGCGACCTggaggcggccaaggtgcACAACCCGGTGGTCGTCGAGGAAATGACGGCGGCGCGAACCTCGACCAGCGAGCCGGCCGCCGAGCAGCCGGCcacggagaagacgacggaGGAGGGGCTTGCGGCTGGTGTCTAA
- a CDS encoding uncharacterized protein (ID:PFLUO_002237-T1.cds;~source:funannotate) produces the protein MSVEGDKLPRRSWAQWIRLTWSLVASPARRDRQGWRPVALRPPYLAALACLTLTMLLTLEGLRQYSDREGGLAFFLDTDEVSALQSFGYNYVPIIVALVLFMIWTVTDFDVLRLEPYFQLSQPDGAPASVLFINYNFGQTILTPINAARRHHWVVLWVSLMTVLIRMILPALQSTVFELREVTVVQRETMRSWPHLVDLATQATWMSTQANNTVDSVLSSNENLRRSRSANYAIAPVEIPATAESETTLWCLDQTLYWAQLKCRDVKVDDKLSVTIHNPQDEYPSVSWNATGIALQDQNGDSTRCKLDFHYDTVFFPETDYLQVRYWEPVVTNVTRAEYPNQRHAFSSSGCDPYDLYGMIIAINASHPDSAAAQYGATGVAFACDITYHEAEAQISMHSNSSISEIQVDQATARTLTASQFNIEHFQALLSQRSPYTSDMLFISDNTTTGIRTVTELPVISEELGDLQPLLVLDTSTVMTQAQFKARIKRDVKQTFVLTLGRLFDPDRTPTIVPARHISDQVAIAVVRFAALGSELILGLATLTALYLLLLYRSRETFLQSDPGSIGAMCSIAADIFHPSSILAEPQSEFHQFSTRQLRHIFRNARCYWRPGPSGNRMEILAEDGSPVQPNGEDLQTRVDPMPHFLVIPFFIVECLALAAVIILMGLVISSLLRDGRFRHLTQSDSSTFQVILSFLPSVVASSVSSLCTSIYRNLSVLEPWVHLQRGMASARASLSLNYSSQSPFAVFFKAVRHRHVLLGLVSLLCVVNMILTVVAGGLFTQQLTASTLPTGELSLNYSQSIFWQTDFAAEFTEYDLIQTSITSGVPMLPWTSPNQSFVPVTVHKPNPDIIYGASTLGIGTALRCQPLSPAEALVRNKADEHQYWQYALFEDPSVQCNASMPTLRSKDEGIALSIHFLSPSDMNDSDRCQTSTVLVVGRWDYRADTPITDQNTIALHCEPQIQLQNFTIGFDQRGQIESNRPVANSSITSGTMFDNATVSLGQFNKVFAAIPQSFVGNTTSQHGTYNISSYDWAGFLVARLYERDDPGLGYLHTERLMDLTQTVYQWVYSTYFSIWRDIYLEFLPEPLPVANATVTHSTWCMVPSVPSLAIALLIIALDTLVVLIVFGTRRGRFRGPRLPRSIGAVIPWVAHSRMLNDFQKTQTWSNSQRRAHLSTLNKRYGFRMFMGADSRWRFAVDEEPPSPESPGDPPGDQVPDSAKTTSVQLQELPQPQNPI, from the exons ATGTCCGTCGAGGGCGACAAGTTACCGCGCAGGTCCTGGGCGCAATGGATCC GTCTCACCTGGTCCCTCGTCGCATCTCCTGCCCGCCGCGACCGCCAGGGCTGGCGCCCGGTGGCATTGCGGCCGCCGTACCTCGCCGCACTAGCCTGCCTCACGCTCACCATGCTGTTGACCCTGGAAGGCCTTCGCCAGTACAGCGATCGGGAGGGGGGGTTGGCATTCTTTCTGGATACCGATGAAGTCTCCGCCTTGCAGTCGTTCGGCTACAACTACGTCCCGATCATTGTCGCTCTCGTGCTGTTCATGATCTGGACCGTCACCGACTTCGACGTGCTCCGACTCGAACCCTATTTTCAGTTGTCACAGCCGGATGGAGCGCCAGCCAGTGTGCTATTCATTAACTACAACTTCGGCCAGACCATCCTCACACCGATCAATGCGGCGCGGCGCCATCATTGGGTTGTGCTCTGGGTCTCCTTGATGACAGTCTTGATTCGCATGATTCTTCCCGCCTTGCAAAGTACGGTCTTCGAACTCCGGGAAGTGACAGTCGTCCAGCGGGAGACGATGCGCAGCTGGCCTCATCTGGTTGACCTGGCCACTCAGGCGACCTGGATGTCCACTCAAGCCAACAACACAGTCGACTCGGTGCTGTCTTCGAATGAGAATCTACGTCGATCTCGCTCCGCCAATTATGCGATTGCACCCGTGGAAATCCCCGCTACCGCAGAGTCGGAGACCACCCTGTGGTGTCTCGATCAGACCCTGTACTGGGCCCAGCTCAAATGCCGGGACGTCAAGGTAGATGATAAACTCTCGGTGACGATCCACAATCCCCAAGATGAATACCCTAGCGTTTCGTGGAACGCCACTGGCATCGCTCTGCAAGACCAGAATGGGGATTCTACCCGGTGCAAACTGGACTTCCACTATGATACTGTGTTCTTCCCCGAGACCGACTATCTGCAGGTGCGCTACTGGGAGCCTGTCGTTACCAATGTCACACGGGCCGAATATCCAAACCAGAGACACGCTTTCTCATCATCCGGATGTGATCCGTACGATCTTTATGGCATGATCATTGCCATCAATGCCTCGCACCCGGATTCCGCTGCTGCCCAATATGGTGCGACGGGTGTTGCCTTTGCCTGTGATATCACCTATCATGAAGCGGAGGCTCAGATTTCCATGCATTCCAATAGTTCCATCTCAGAAATACAGGTTGATCAGGCTACCGCTCGGACCCTAACGGCCTCCCAGTTCAACATCGAGCATTTCCAGGCTCTCTTATCCCAACGCTCGCCGTATACCAGCGACATGCTCTTCATCAGTGACAATACGACGACGGGAATACGCACCGTCACAGAACTCCCCGTCATCAGCGAGGAATTGGGAGACCTACAGCCGCTGTTGGTGCTGGACACCTCAACTGTCATGACCCAAGCCCAATTTAAGGCTAGGATTAAGCGTGATGTGAAACAAACATTTGTTCTCACCCTCGGCCGACTTTTTGATCCGGACCGCACCCCTACGATCGTGCCTGCACGTCACATTTCGGATCAAGTCGCCATCGCTGTCGTGCGTTTTGCAGCGTTGGGCTCTGAGCTCATTCTGGGGCTCGCAACCCTCACCGCGCTATATCTGCTCCTTCTGTACCGGTCGCGGGAAACCTTTCTTCAAAGTGATCCGGGGTCTATTGGTGCCATGTGTAGTATTGCGGCCGATATCTTCCACCCGAGCAGCATTCTGGCAGAACCGCAGTCAGAGTTCCATCAATTCTCCACGAGACAACTACGGCACATCTTCCGGAACGCTCGCTGCTATTGGCGACCTGGGCCATCTGGAAACCGTATGGAGATACTCGCAGAGGATG GCTCCCCTGTTCAGCCCAATGGCGAGGATCTACAAACACGCGTCGACCCCATGCCGCACTTCCTTGTTATCCCTTTCTTTATTGTCGAATGTCTGGCCCTGGCGGCCGTCATCATTCTCATGGGACTAGTCatatcttctctccttcggGATGGCCGATTCCGTCATCTAACGCAGTCCGATTCAAGCACCTTCCAAGTCatcctttcctttctccctTCGGTAGTAGCTTCCTCTGTGAGTTCTCTATGCACGTCCATCTACCGCAACCTGAGTGTCCTCGAACCATGGGTTCACCTTCAACGAGGCATGGCCTCGGCACGGGCGTCATTGTCACTTAATTATTCCTCTCAAAGCCCTTTTGCGGTCTTTTTCAAGGCTGTGCGCCACCGGCACGTGTTGCTTGGGCTGGTCTCCCTTTTATGTGTCGTCAACATGATCTTGACAGTCGTCGCCGGTGGGCTGTTCACACAGCAGCTTACGGCTTCCACTCTTCCCACTGGGGAATTGTCCTTGAACTACAGCCAGTCCATCTTTTGGCAGACAGATTTTGCCGCCGAGTTCACCGAATACGACCTCATTCAGACTAGCATCACGAGCGGCGTCCCTATGCTGCCTTGGACGAGCCCTAACCAGTCTTTTGTTCCTGTCACCGTGCACAAACCTAACCCCGATATCATCTACGGGGCGTCGACCCTTGGCATTGGGACAGCACTGCGGTGTCAACCTCTCTCCCCGGCTGAAGCTCTTGTCCGCAACAAAGCTGATGAGCATCAATATTGGCAGTACGCACTGTTTGAGGATCCTTCTgtgcaatgcaatgcaagTATGCCCACCCTACGGAGCAAAGACGAAGGAATTGCACTGTCTATTCATTTCTTGTCTCCGAGCGATATGAATGATTCGGATCGGTGCCAGACCTCCACTGTGCTCGTGGTCGGTCGTTGGGACTACCGGGCCGATACTCCAATTACTGACCAGAACACCATCGCGCTGCACTGTGAACCTCAAATCCAGTTGCAAAACTTCACCATCGGTTTCGACCAGCGGGGCCAGATTGAAAGCAATAGACCCGTCGCAAACTCTTCCATCACATCGGGTACCATGTTTGACAATGCTACCGTGAGTTTGGGTCAGTTCAACAAAGTTTTCGCCGCTATCCCCCAGAGTTTCGTGGGCAACACCACTTCGCAACATGGAACTTACAATATCTCTTCCTATGACTGGGCGGGTTTCTTGGTTGCGCGTCTCTACGAGCGGGACGATCCGGGCTTAGGGTACTTGCACACGGAGCGTCTGATGGATCTAACTCAGACGGTGTACCAGTGGGTGTACAGTACCTACTTCTCGATTTGGCGTGATATTTACCTTGAGTTCCTCCCCGAACCACTACCAGTCGCCAATGCGACGGTGACTCACAGCACCTGGTGTATGGTACCCTCGGTTCCGTCTCTCGCCATCGctctcctcatcatcgcACTCGACACTTTGGTGGTGCTAATCGTCTTTGGGACTCGTCGCGGGCGGTTCCGTGGACCTCGGTTGCCGCGTTCTATCGGGGCTGTGATACCCTGGGTCGCCCACAGTCGGATGCTCAATGATTTCCAGAAGACACAGACGTGGAGCAACAGTCAACGGCGCGCTCACCTCTCCACCCTTAATAAGCGATATGGGTTTCGTATGTTTATGGGTGCAGATTCCCGGTGGCGTTTCGCCGTGGACGAAGAACCACCAAGTCCCGAGTCGCCTGGTGACCCTCCCGGTGACCAGGTACCAGATAGCGCTAAAACCACATCCGTCCAGCTACAAGAACTTCCTCAACCCCAGAATCCGATCTAG
- a CDS encoding uncharacterized protein (ID:PFLUO_002238-T1.cds;~source:funannotate), translated as MSDQIDVLLYGLGAIGSFYAFILSRSDHVRLTVVARSNYDAVSANGITIDSENHGQHTFHPHRVVKSPAEAPKMDYIVCAHKAIDQDGVAAQLQPVVDDTRSAIVIIQNGVGNEEPFRKRFPQCSILTCVTWVGATQTRPGIVKHTKSEDMQIGLFPNSQVDEKVERQRLERFAGLLQHGQTRFQVLEDMQRQRWEKVVWNAAWNSLTTLTMVDTQTWLHSSEDATPFTRQVMREVINIGRGCGVPLTEDLIDQLMGKINAMPGIGSSMQTDCKNGRPMEIDVILGFPVRKSRELGISAPFLEALYVILRAIDGRLKAAL; from the exons ATGTCCGACCAGATCGATGTGCTGCTCTACGGCCTAGGGGC GATTGGCTCCTTTTACGCCTTCATCCTCAGCCGTTCTGACCATGTGCGGTTGACGGTAGTAGCACGGTCGAACTATGATGCCGTGTCCGCCAAT GGCATTACCATCGATAGCGAGAACCACGGCCAGCACACATTTCACCCACACCGAG TGGTCAAATCACCCGCTGAAGCACCGAAGATGGACTACATTGTATGCGCCCACAAGGCCATTGATCAGGACGGCGTGGCGGCACAGTTACAACCGGTGGTCGATGATACCAGGTCTGCAATTGTCATTATCCAAAACGGCGTCGGCAATGAGGAGCCATTTCGAAAGAGGTTCCCTCAGTGCTCTATCCTGACCTGCGTG ACATGGGTAGGAGCCACGCAGACGCGTCCCGGAATTGTCAAACATACCAAATCCGAGGACATGCAGATCGGTCTCTTCCCAAATTCACAGGTCGATGAGAAAGTGGAGCGTCAGCGGCTGGAGAGATTTGCTGGCCTCCTTCAGCACGGCCAGACGCGGTTCCAGGTCTTGGAGGATAtgcagcggcagcggtgggAAAAGGTAGTGTGGAACGCTGCATGGAACTCGCTCACCACCTTGACCATGGTGGACACACAAACCTGGCTGCACTCCTCTGAGGATGCCACGCCCTTCACCCGGCAGGTGATGCGCGAAGTTATCAACATTGGTCGCGGCTGTGGGGTGCCACTGACCGAGGACCTCATAGACCAGCTAATGGGGAAGATCAACGCCATGCCGGGTATTGGTAGCAGCATGCAAACGGATTGCAAAAACGGGCGACCGATGGAGATTGATGTGATCTTGGGCTTTCCGGTGCGAAAATCGCGAGAATTAGGGATCTCGGCACCGTTTCTAGAGGCCCTCTATGTCATCTTGCGAGCAATCGACGGCCGATTGAAAGCCGCATTGTAA
- a CDS encoding uncharacterized protein (ID:PFLUO_002239-T1.cds;~source:funannotate) yields MKVSRKEIEQHNSRRSCWVAIHGAVYDVTDFLDSHPGGAQVILRCAGRDATGDFDSVHSPELLAEALPETAWRGQIDPAELAAPNAHPAVASGQQKSAGDVPPPLRSLLNLHDFEEVAQRHLPANAWAYYSSGADDEISKRQSARAYQKLSLRPRILRNISTVDTTASILGYTSSLPVYMSPVGIAKLAHPDGECALAAAAGKEGLVQVLANSSSMPIERVVQSCISPDQSIFQQLYVNRDISKSVDLVRRAEAAGARAIWITVDSPVVGKREMDERLNLAVTASDSDAQGVGVAKTTANSISPFIDWSILSWIRQLTSLPVVIKGIQSVEDAVLAYQHGVQGIVLSNHGGRSQDTAQSPLLTLLEIRKFAPFLINCNMQIFVDGGIRRGTDVLKAIALGATAVGLGRPFLFSLSAGYGEDGVRHMLAVLRQEIESNMVFLGVTTLGELRPEMVNASRLERDLIGSVKL; encoded by the exons ATGAAGGTCTCgcgcaaggagatcgagcaaCACAACAGCCGCCGCTCATGCTGGGTGGCCATCCATGGCGCTGTCTACGATGTGACGG ATTTTCTGGACTCTCACCCCGGCGGTGCCCAGGTCATCCTGCGTTGCGCGGGAAGGGATGCTACCGGCGATTTTGACTCGGTTCATTCTCCCGAGTTGCTGGCGGAAGCTTTACCAGAGACCGCCTGGCGTGGTCAGATCGACCCGGCGGAATTGGCCGCACCCAACGCTCACCCTGCTGTCGCTAGTGGGCAGCAAAAGAGTGCAGGTGATGTCCCACCACCGCTGAGAAGTCTTCTGAACCTCCACGATTTTGAGGAGGTCGCGCAGCGCCATCTCCCCGCCAATGCCTGGGCCTACTACTCGTCGGGCGCTGACGACGAGATCAGCAAGCGACAGAGTGCCCGGGCCTACCAGAAACTCTCGTTGCGGCCCCGAATTCTTCGCAATATCTCGACAGTTGATACTACAGCGTCCATCCTGGGCTATACTTCGTCTCTTCCTGTATACATGTCGCCGGTCGGCATTGCGAAGCTGGCTCATCCGGACGGTGAGTGTGCACTGGCCGCAGCAGCCGGGAAAGAAGGGTTGGTCCAGGTGCTAGCCAACAGCTCGAGCATGCCCATTGAGCGGGTTGTGCAGAGTTGTATTTCTCCAGATCAGTCCATCTTCCAACAGTTATATGTCAACCGGGATATCAGCAAGTCTGTGGATCTCGTGCGGCGTGCCGAGGCGGCTGGGGCACGAGCCATTTGGATCACGGTTGATTCACCGGTTGTGGGCAAGCGCGAAATGGATGAACGATTGAATTTGGCTGTGACG GCTAGCGACAGTGACGCGCAGGGAGTCGGGGTGGCGAAGACCACGGCTAACTCCATCTCGCCATTTATCGACTGGAGCATTCTCTCATGGATTCGGCAGCTCACCAGCCTGCCTGTTGTAATCAAAGGGATCCAAAGCGTCGAGGATGCTGTGCTCGCGTACCAGCACGGCGTGCAGGGCATCGTGCTCTCCAACCACGGCGGCCGATCGCAAGATAC TGCCCAATCGCCACTCCTGACGTTACTGGAGATTCGCAAATTTGCGCCATTCCTGATCAACTGCAACATGCAGATCTTCGTCGACGGCGGTATTCGCCGCGGTACCGACGTGCTCAAAGCCATTGCGCTGGGTGCTACGGCCGTCGGGCTGGGACGGCCATTCCTGTTTAGTTTGTCTGCCGGTTACGGTGAGGATGGGGTGCGGCACATGCTAGCGGTGTTGCGGCAAGAGATCGAGTCCAACATGGTGTTTCTAGGAGTGACAACGCTGGGCGAGCTGCGGCCGGAGATGGTCAACGCCAGTCGCCTGGAACGGGACTTGATCGGCAGTGTGAAGTTGTAA